Genomic segment of Panthera leo isolate Ple1 chromosome B2, P.leo_Ple1_pat1.1, whole genome shotgun sequence:
CAAGGCTGAACTCTCATACATAGTGgattttggaaaaatacctaggtCAAAGCTACACCACGGTTTATcctttaaaaacttattaaatatttattatctttgtaaTGTCTTCTAGTCAGATTCCTATACAAAAAAACAAGTACGATTTTCTGCTGTGATTTATCCTGCGTATCTTACTCATTCCCTGTTTTCAATGTCTGAGGCCCACGAACAATTCCTGGCCCCTGCCAGTCCCTTCTAGGGGCTGAATCCCCTTCTCTGCATCTGGGCATCTGCCTGGGCTCCTACTTGGATTATAATTAGCACCTCTGCCCCAAGGCTCCTCTTCTGTCCTGCATCATCATCCACCTCTGGGACTCCTTCAAGGTGGAGCCCTGCTCAGAGAATGGACCTCTGAAAACATCTGTTTACCTAAACACATCTAAGTTTCCCATGCCTTCTGGACATGACCTTGGATAGCCGGGTTTTCCTTATTCAGAAAGAGTATGTGGCTACTGCAGCCCCTTTTAGATTGCCTCCTGCCCAAATCTGCCCTCATTGTCATTCGGCTGTTCCTCTGTCTGGGCAGAAGCATTACTGGAACTTACTGGATCATTTGGCTAGATTAAGCATGTATTAAGCAAGAACAAAATCCCCCTCCAGGGTGCCTAAGCTTTCCCTTGCTGAGAGTGGGACTCCTTCTGTTCAGCTCAAGGGTCTACAGGCATAAAATAAGGGTGTCCCAAAGAGGGGACATTACTTTTACCATAATATCAGGCTGAGGAGATTAAACATACTTTAAGTTACATTCTCTGCTATAGTTGTATCTTTATTCTGCTAAAGGTTTCTATTTTTGTATACGTTCCTAAAGGAAGCCTGTTGTGTATGTTTTAAGAGAGTAGACTCTGAGATCAGCTTCAACTTTGTACAAGCTGAAGCTTGACCTCTTCTCATCagtgttacttaacctctctgtgtctccgaTGTCCCACCTGCCAAATGAGACTAATACAAGACCTTACTTCCCTAGATGTCAGTTTGTGAGAACTAATGAAACAATGTATGTAAAGCATTCAGCGAAGTGTTAACCATcatgttccttctctctttctctccataactttctccatattctttttcctctccagaAACCCAGGGCCTCAGTTATCCCTGAGTCCCCCACTGTGTGATACATCTCACACAGAATTTTCCCTCCTCAAGAGGGATGAGCGCAGCTTTGATCTGGAACATTCTAGCGCATTCCATTTGGACTTCATCAACCCCTTTTCCTGACTGTACGCCACCCTCTCTTTCCCCAGGCTGGGCCTGGGAGTCATCTTCTGAGAGTCCACATTGATTTGGCTTTGACCAAGGGTTTGGGAGCACAGCATTTAGATTGTTTGCTTTGATTTCATCACTAGGTGGTGCTCTTTCCCAGCGTACTATAAAGCACTTCCTGTTTTGCAATTTGTTGAAAAGGTGTAACAACTGATTCACAGTGCCCAGGTTGTGAGAAACTCCTGCCCCCAGTGTCTCCCCAGTTAACCACATCCTGCCTCAGCGACAAGGACGACGTTTTGATGTGTAGCCTTCGCTGGCATGGGTGGAGGACTTGGCTGGAGACAGTGGTTACTGtcttaagattttctgtcttgttgagctgctctttctttcttggtcCTTTGGTGATAGGGAGCAGGCTTTTCTTGGgcggagggggggcagggagcatgTGTtgtctgtgcctgtttctgtttCCAGATTGCCTGCTTCTGATGTTTATGACGGCAAAAAGCAAGCCCAGGGAATGTACCTTCCTGTTGTCCTCGGGTCCTGAAGTCAGTGTGCCTTCTCGTGCTTGTTTCTCTCATAGGTAACATCCAGAATTTCTTTTGATGTGCTTAGTGAAGGGAACACAGGATGGTATGTCTGCTCCTTTCCCCGCAAAGTGGAAATCGCCCAGAGTTGCTGTGTGGAAGACGGTTTTGATGGGTGGCAGGGGACCAACTAGGAAGCTGTTTTCCATGAGAAAGTATAAAGAGCTGGATGTGGGCAGTAGCAGTGGGCACAGATGAGTGGGATAGAGAAAAGTACTTAAGAGGTTAATAAAGGCAGGAAAGAGCAATGAAAATAAGTTTAATGTTGCTCCTGACAGACATCTGTAACAGGTGGTCAGGTCAGCATGGTGTCCGGAACAATTGCTCTTTTCTGGCAGAAGTACAGGTTCCAGTTGTCAGGAGTGAGTCGGGCACATGGTTTTTGGATGGACGGTCTCCCAAGCTAGTGGTCTGTGGGGAACAAAAggctgtcttttttaaaaactagaggTTTCATTGAGTGTTTCACCCAACAGAACTTAACTGTTGTACCCACCCATTGGTTGGGAAGcggcaaaggaaaaatagaatagtatttttgaaaagttctgaaaaataGGATTCTCCATACATATTCTACATTTTGAATGTACCTAGGTCTGTGTCTTACAAAGTTTGGGTTTCTGGAAGTAAATAATGGTATGTAAATTTCTGCTTTATCACACCACTAAGCAAAGAGGGCCATAATTGTAACTTTatgtaaaaacaacaataaagcaAAATGGTACAGGAAGTACAATTATTCGATGCATGGGTTCAGTTAAGGAAACACAATTCATGTATTGAGACTTTAAGTATTCAACACTCTGCAGGTGagagattttattctatttccaccccctcctccctcaaaaaaaaacctggcttacttggtatctttccattttctttaacatGCTTATTgtgtaaatattctttttccctAACTGAGTGAGTCAGAATGTGTTTGGTGATGGGTTAACAGGAACCCTGATGGACAGGGCTTAAAATATAACGacatttctattttacttcataAAAAGCCCAACATTTGGCAGTCCCTGGATTCATCTGGAAGCTTGACAATGTCACCCAGGATCCAGGGACTTTTTACTCCCTACTCTGTATTCTCAGCAGGCTGGCTTCTGTTTTCCCATTTGGTACTTCCTGATCATGAGACTGTTTCTATAGGTGCAAACATCACAGTCTCTCCCAGACTGCTAAGAGGAAGGGAGGGCAAAAAGCACTTTCTCCTCATGTGCATCTCCCTTATAGGGAAGGAAAATCTTTCTCAGAAGCCCccgcggggcggggcaggggtgggggggggatttCCTCTGCTCCTGGCCAGAAGTGGTCAACTGGCCAATTCTGCCTGCAAGAAAACAGAGTGTCATGATTTGGTAAAGATCCCAATACCCGCAATTGACCAAGGCTCTCATCAGGAGATTCCTGCacatacggggggggggggggggggagggttggaaaTATAGAAGGGGAACTTTCAGTCATCACACAAATAGAGAGATACTATTGGCATTTAGTGGGTTGGTCTTGGGATGCTGAATGTCCTAAGATACACAGCAcactttttataatgtttatttattcattttaagagggggggggcacagagggacaaagagggatagagagaatcccaagcaggctccctgctgtcagcacagagcccaatgcagggctcgaactcacgtaccgtgagatcatgacctgagctgaaagcaagagtcggacacttaaatgactgagccacccaggtgtcccaaacacTTTTACACTCAAAAAAGAGTCATCCTacccaaaatatcaatagcaCTCCTGTTAAGAAACATTGGCTCATACCAGCCGTAATTCATCCCCTGGGCTGAAGATATTATGACTCAAACAGCATCAGGAAACCATAAAGTGCCAAGAAGAGGAACATGGCTCCCAGCAGTGTGTGCCATGGCACCCTGGTGGAAATTGGAAGGAGTACAGTGATGCTTAGTCATGCGGGCACACTGACTCCTTTTCAGAAAGCTCTGTTATTTTCACTAAAAGGgtgacaaggaaaaaaattacagagatcATGGTAGGGAAATTATCTCTGAGGTCTGcccgtattttattttattttatttttaataaagagattTCCCAGTAACTAGTAAAGCCTGTTTCCAAGAACAAGCAATTCTGAGTTCCCCACTCCTCTATCATCTctgttccctgcccccaccaaggATTCGGAATAATTGAAACCCCACTGTATAGCCACTATTTGGGGGATAAGATTTCCTTTGTAGACCCTGTACTTAGTACAACGTGGAGAGCATTTAATCAATGTTTCATGGattcaaaataatacaaagaaacaaagccCGGAAAATTGTTCAGTATTATGTTCAAAGAGATAGATACCgtgaaatggcattttaaaagtaGTACTGATAAAAAATTATGatacaaatataattatttattttttaaaacttttttaaagagtgccaagtggaggggcacctggctggctcagtcagtacagactcttgatcttgaggtcgtgagttggagccccatgttgggtgtggagcctacttttaaaaaaataaatattttttaaaaagagtgccAGTAGAGTTCTTTGTGGTCTGCAAAGAAACTGAACACTAAACATCATTAGctttatgattaaaaaatgtaaatgttaaccGAACCTGAAAGATCAGATATATTGGGTTGGTATATTGCATCACTactcaaagaaaaattttgtaaGAAAGTCACTGTAAAATCCACtagcttaaaaagagaaaactggtGTAGACAGCTTTGTTTCACTCCCATATCTGTGAAACCACAAATCTCTATGATTGACAAAGAATagactaaataaataatgttgctaaAGCTAATCGCTAATGAGTAATAGGAGATAACTGGGTAAGGAAGAGTGTAAAGAGGAAGGCACACAGAAAGAATGGACCAAGCAAAAGTACTGACACATGGAAGGATTTGACATgctcagggtcagggtcagaCCATTTCTGAGCTCAGAAGAGCATCCATGAATCACTGCCAACTTCTTTAACCACTGATTCTGCCCACCACCAAGCTCCTTGGATTTCTTCTGTGCCTATGATAAAGGCCAGACTTActgcaaatgcttttttcttttttccacttcctctttttttccctattattattttattaggtcGTTCCTAAATCAAAGCAGTAGGAATATAGGTTATGGGCTACCCAGTAAGCTGATGGGAAAGAAATGGCCAATTTACTTCACATCAGTCTAACTTAACAGTGTGTGgtatttaaaacagtaaaatgtaaGTAACTTTCATCACACTTtgctaattattttgaaattgtaggcacccaggggtgcctgggtggctcagttggttaagcgtctgacttcggctcaggtcatgatctcacagttcatgagttcaagccccgcgacaggctctgtgctgacagttcagagcccggagcctgcttcagattgtgtgtctccttccttgcccctctcccactcgcactctctctcaaaaataaacattaaaaaaactaaaacaaaagaaattgtaGCTTAAAGTTGAGTGGATATAGATACTGAGGACTGTGCTAGACCTCACTcaggggctcagtaaatatttactacttATAGTTTCATAAAGTTTTGGGGGGAATAATTTTGCTAGTGCCATTAGATTTGCTACCACTAgtctttttcctgtattttctgtaaattggaAGTTGTCCCACTATTACAGATTCtaaatttgttcatttgttcagaTGGTGACATGACCACCAGATGACTCCACTATACAAGTGTATTCTCTTTATCATTAGGTGAATAATCTGAGGAACAATATTTTGGTGCCAAATGTATGCTCCCAGTTCCCAGCAATGTGTCATCAAATGGTTTTAAAGCCCATTGACTATTCTTGCCtgaattaattatttctttaggattttcatAATAGTCATTTGCTAGTGATATTATTTATTCTACACTTATTTACTAGCACCCTATTATAAAGAAGAGTTTTTCCTCATTAATCAGGAGTGAACCATAattctccttttaaaagaaaagagagagagagaaatactatTTTCCCTTTAATAAGTAATTTTCAGAGTAACTTGACATAATAATCATTTCCAATGATGAAAAATAgtcctccaccccctctctcatCAAGTATAGCTGCAGTCATAGATTTTTATCTATTGAGTATTTACAATTAAttgttgccattttctttttgatggtaAAGTTACCCCAAATGTGGCCTGTGGGAGATCCTTCAAGCTGGCtcctgtgtctttttaaaatttatttttgaaaactggatATACAAACGGACACGGccagaccatatataaaaatagaattgtgACCCACAGCTGGCAGCAACCTGCCCAGGAAATCAACCTCCTTATCTGCAACAATGAGCAAGGAAGCCAGCTTCCTGTAAGGTGAACTTGGAGGAAGCCAGATTACTATCGCAAGTAGTAATTCAAGCAGCTGAACAACACCTTCTATAACAATCAGCTCAAAATGGCCAGGGCTTGATTAAAAACTCAcagcttccctaatttttgtcTCCACTTCCAACTTAGAATTAACCAgagaaggggcgtctgggtggctcagttggttaagtgtccgacttcggctcaggtcacaatctcaccatttgtgagtttgagccccacgtcaggctctgtgctgacagctcagagcctggagcccgccttggattctgtctccgccttggattctgtctccgtctctctgcccctcccctactcgctctctgcctctccctcaaacataaaacataagaaaaaaaatttttaagaatcaatcagagaaagccaACTATGCACCCCAGCCAATCGCATAGGATGCCCTGCTTCTGCTTCAGCTTCTCCATGCCAACAGCCCCCAACAGGGCCACCTGAAgccattcctttttttccactgtgAAGCCTTCCCGCTCTTTTGCCTGCCTTTAAGTGTCTGCCAAGTGCAGTGCAAGTgatggggcggggcagggcggggcagggggagggcgcctgggtggctcagtccattgagcatctggctttggctcaggtcaggatctcacggttagtgagcctgcatcgggctctgtgctgacagctcggagcctggagcccgctttggattctgtgtgtgtgcgtgtgcgtgtgtgtgtgtgtgtgcgcgcgccccccctccctgctcatactctgtctctcccaaaaataaataaacattaagaaaaattactgGGAAAAATGCAAGTAACAGTGCCTCTCTTATagcaagctctgaataaatagcctctgcttttctcacttggctggtcttcatttatttccacgcTTTAATGAGGTATAACAGACATACATATGAGGGTTAACTTATATGAAGTGTATGTATGTAACaaatatgtatactttatatGAGGTAAAAGTGACATTAAGTGTACCCATTTTAGTGCTGCAGTTGATGAATGTTGACACACAtatgcaggcacacacacatatacacatgcacctGGGTAAGCACTTTGTAATTGTACAATATTTTCATAACCCCCCAAAGTCCCCATTCTCCTTTCCAGTCAATTTatgctccttccctctcctagCCAAGCATGGATTTGACCTCTATCActgtagattagttttgcctattctcCTAAGTTCTGGTGACAGATCTTCATTAGCCTAAGCACTTCCTTTGCATTCAGGCACCAAGTGTCTAATTCATCCTGTACTTTCTTTGCTCCAGAACTGGAATCGGCCAGTTCTCCAAAGAGCTTTGTATCTATTTAGAGAGAAATGGAATTTAGAAACTACCATGCAGGGGGCAAGAGTGCTCATTGTTACTGAAGGTGACTAACCATCCCTTTGCCTCTGATGGTGCCAGTTTTGACACTGAAAATCCACATCCTGGGAAATCCCTGGGGACAGTTTGTCCCCCTACTGCTTCTAGGCCATTTTGGTGCACAGAactaggaaatttatttttaaaacaatgtgctCAAAGTGATACTTCCAATTTaaattatagggttttttttttctgaattttcttgatCTTATGGTTGTACCTCATTTTCTCTTGAAGTTCTATACATTACTACTTGTCTCACCCTACAATATGTAGTTTCAAAACCACAGCAACAGTATTACCATTAATTATAAACCACTGAGAGAAGCTTAAGATTTCTTTGCCgttctttttcattcttagaCCATCTCCCACCACAGATATTGTCGGAGTACTATGTTCAAAAGCCCTGAGGGAATAATTCATTTCTCTGGGTAACAATAGTTATGTTACCAACTTGATTTAAAGTTAAGTTTGTTTCAATTTGTTTTCAACTTTGGGTTtaccctctttccttttttacttactttttggctatataaaactttttttttttaaagtgtgtggttttatttttttaagtttatttattttgagagagagagaaaccacacgtgcaagcaggggaggggcagagagaggagacagaatcccaagcaggctccacactgtcagtgcagagccctacatggggctccatctcaggaaccaagagaccatgacctgagctgaaatcaagagttggattatacctaacccaatgagccacccaggcacctcatctatataaaactttaaaaattcaaaaccaggggcgcctgggtggctcagtcagttgatcatccGACTTGGGATCGGGCCAtaatctcacacttcatgggttcgagccccgcatcaggctctgtgctgacagctcagagcctggagcctgtttcgaattctttgtctccctctccccctgcccctcccctgctcactctctgtgtcaaaaataaataaacattaaaaaagtttttttttttttaattcaaaacctCTGTAGGtaactgtttttgtttcttggataCCCTTCCAAATTTCCAAACAAGCTCATTCCAAAgcaactcattcttttttttttttatggctgcattgTATTCCACTGTATGGTTGTATCTTGTCCAAACAGTTCCCCATTAATGGACATCTGGGTTATTTCGAAACTCTTGTTATGACAAATGATGCTGCAACGAATCACCTTGCCTACATGTTGTTTCTATTTGTGGAGGTGTATTCTCAGAATAAGGTTAGGGTTAGAAGCAGAATTGCAAGATGTAAGAATGGATGCAGTATAATTTTGGTACTCCATAGGGCTTCAATGATTTTCCCATTGCCACCAAAAAATTTATGACCACTGTTTCTCCAGAGCCTTGTGATTTCAACGTGCGTTTCCATTGTGAGGACAAACAGCCTTTTATGTTTAAGGACCACCGATATTCTTTGCTGTGAATTGTCTGTTCAAGTTCTTGCCCAAAAATTCTCTTCGGACTGTGGTCTTTTTCAGTCTTTAAGATTTCCTGtgagttgcaaatatttcctctatACTGATCTGGGAATATGCCATGATCCCTTTGACCATCTGGAGTACACTTTAATCTTATCCTTATAAATCCCCTCATTTCAGGACACCTCCTTTAGGGATAAACAGTTCTGGTAAAGCCGGATAAGAGGCAGATCAATCAAAAGAATTTCTGACCCCTTGTAGGACGTGTAAGAGATTGTTTCACGTTTAGCAGGTAACCCTGTCGTTCTTATGCAATGGTCCGGGTGACAAAGTCTTGCGTAAGGGAGTGTGTTCAAATTACAAAACTTATCTGGTTCGTTAGAAACTCACAGGGTTCGCCTTCCCTTAGTTTCTGAGTTTGCAAGGTGCCCCTAGAGCTGCTGACACAGGCACAACCCCCTTCTCCTAGACAATAGCTCCTCGGTTTCGCCACGAGATGTCAAGGTGGAGACGGACCAAGAGGCCAGGAGGCTGCGCTTCACGACAGAAGACAGAACGCTGGTTTCTGAGGCCTCCAACATCACGGCTTAGTCAAGCCTAAACCGACCCACCCACGGCCTCGTTCCCGAGGTAGCACCTGGCCCGCCAGCGCGCGGAAGCATCACCGATGGACTCTACACCATACAGCAACCAATCACGCGCCGCCTGGCCCAGATTCCTCCGCCAGAGGCGGCGCTGCAGCCGCAGGTGGCCGGCCAGCGCGTTCGCCCCGCGCCGCCAATCGCGACCCCCGCCGCCCTTCCCGTGATGCCCCGCGGCTGACCTCCGACCTcgcctcccacccctccctgcggCCCTCTTCTCCCCCGGCCCCTGCTGGATTTGCCGCGTTCCGGAGGCTGTGGGGCGTGCCACCGAGGCGCAGCACCCCCCCCGTAGCGCCTGGGCGGGTGCCGTCCCTTCGTCTTTCCTCCCCGTGGCGGGGCTTGGGGACGGGCCGGGGGCTGCGGCCGCGTCCGGGAGGCGACTCGGTGAGTGAGCCGGACGCTGACAGGACCGGGCGGCGATGAGGGCGGGCTACGGCTGCGGCGCTTGAGGGCCGGgcggtgggcggggcggggcggggcggggcggggcggcgggaggAGCGGGAAGGGGGTGGGGCGTCGGGGCCTCGCGTCCTCCCTCAGCGCCATTTTGTGGCAGCGAGACCCGCAAATAAAGGGGAGCGCCGGGGCTGCGGCGGGAGGAGGAGCGCGGGGGCCGGCGGTAGCGCGGTCTGGCCGCCTGGGCGGTGAGCGGGCAGCGCGGCCTTGGCCTATGTGACTGGGCGGCGCCGGCGCGGCCTCCGTCTGGAGAGGTAGGTGCGGGCCGCCGGCGGGAGCGGCCGCGAGGACCTCCGGGTCCCGAGGGCTGAGGCGCGGCCGACCCGGGTAAGGGGTGGGCAGAGCCCGGAGGGCGACTCGGGGCTCCCGGGCCCGCCGGCCTCCCGTTAGCTGCGCTTTCTTCTCGCCTGCGGGGACACTTCCGCCGCCCCGAGGCCATTTTGCCTTCGGCCTCCGTCCCGGGGGCGAGGCAGGCGCTCCCGCGGGCCGGCGATACCGGGAGGCCGCCCCCTCGGTGTGCGTCGTGTCCCCGCCTCGGTGtcgccccctcccacctctccgCGGGATCCCGAGGGTTGGCGGCACTAACGAGTTCGTGAAGGGAAGGAAAGCCGTGCACCAAATTTCACGTCGCGCAGTAGGTTATTGCTGCAGCTGCGTCCTCCTGTAGACTTCCATTTTTGAATGATTGCATGCATTCTGAGTAAAGAAAAAATCCTTTATTGAATTAGAGGTTTTCGTGAAATTTCGGGGTCTCACCTTGGGTCTTTCCAAGGCTGCTGTTTACTCCTGTCGTTCAGTAGCATCCGATGAGGCTAGTCGGCGAAAGAAATTGCAGTCCACCAGGTGGCATGTGATAAAGGATGAAGTTAAATTTGGAGGGTTCGGGTGCGTGCCTTTCGGGAGTTCTTTCAGAGCTTACCTTGTCTTAAACAGGTAGCTATAGCCAGGTAATCAGGATTGTCATTTCTCACTGGCGGACCTTAAGCAACCTCCCTAAATTTCTAAGTCCCAAAGGAcgaaagtaataataaaaatgtgtccCCGGCACTGTTGATGTGTTACTTAGCTTATGTAATTTATAGAACTTAGTAGTGTCTAGTTTTCCTGATTCAATTTTGAGTCCTActtgctcaaaatattttttgtgttagAAATGAGTTGGTATATGCGATACAGAAAATCCGTGGTCGCTCTACGATGTGGACGAGAGCTGTAATAATTTGTACAGTACGTTACAGCTTTCACAGTCCTTTGTGTTCTTGTATGTACGTATGTGCTTGTATGTATATAGTATAGAATCTGCTAGAAAATAACCTTTGCCTGATATGGTCTTAGCACTTTCATATAACTGTATGTTACCTCGCTCTTGAAAGAAGATTTTGCCACTAATTAGCAAAACAATATCCAGATGTTTGGTTTtatgcttgttttttaaattatgtttattttttttacttgttttctgaAACTCAGATTATCAGAAAAACTTTTCAGTATTCCCATAATAgtatattccattggatattaacCTGGTCCATCAGATTAGAACTCCGAGCTATAAATATTCTCCGGTCTTGACAATGTAGTTGTTGCGTTTtggtttaattgtttttaatgcatattaaacttttaatgttgatattttgtttaaaaaatcatttgtgtaGCATTTTTATGGCACTTGGATGTTGagatttccaacactatgtgagGCAGGCAAAATTGGTATCCTTTTTTTGCTGATTTGGAGACTGCAGCCcagagttaagtgacttgctcaagatccATGACTGATAAGAATCAGGAAAAGGTGGTTTTCCAGTTCCTAATTAGTACCCTTTTTACCTACCACAGACCCAGTGTTGTATGCTGTCAGATTATTAGTTTCTTGAGTTTAGTTATGATTAGGTTCAGTGAGGTACATGCTTTCTTAAATTGTGTTGGCTGGT
This window contains:
- the LOC122220777 gene encoding basic salivary proline-rich protein 1-like, with product MLNGMPPTLGIPRRGGRGRHRGGDTTHTEGAASRYRRPAGAPASPPGRRPKAKWPRGGGSVPAGEKKAQLTGGRRAREPRVALRALPTPYPGRPRLSPRDPEVLAAAPAGGPHLPLQTEAAPAPPSHIGQGRAARSPPRRPDRATAGPRAPPPAAAPALPFICGSRCHKMALREDARPRRPTPFPLLPPPRPAPPRPAHRPALKRRSRSPPSSPPGPVSVRLTHRVASRTRPQPPARPQAPPRGGKTKGRHPPRRYGGGAAPRWHAPQPPERGKSSRGRGRRGPQGGVGGEVGGQPRGITGRAAGVAIGGAGRTRWPATCGCSAASGGGIWARRRVIGCCMV